Proteins co-encoded in one Spirosoma endbachense genomic window:
- a CDS encoding response regulator has translation MTQSDNIISILIIDDHRLFNDGLSLMLADVPDLLIAGQVYHSREATEQVVKLQPDVLIIDFNMPEIDGLELTRRLTVELGTQRILIVSMYGENRYIEDFRKAGASGYMLKTSSKDELLTAIRSVAQGLMYFDPKLADKKQFSNHADDVFLKKYKLSPREVEIIRYIKAGLSSPQIADKIHLSQHTVDTHRKNIHAKLGINTIADLVRFAVETGL, from the coding sequence ATGACGCAGTCGGACAACATCATTAGTATTTTAATTATTGATGACCATCGTCTGTTCAACGATGGACTGAGCCTGATGCTTGCCGATGTTCCTGACCTACTTATTGCAGGCCAGGTCTACCACAGCCGCGAAGCCACAGAACAGGTAGTCAAACTTCAGCCTGATGTTCTGATCATCGATTTTAATATGCCCGAAATTGACGGCCTTGAACTCACACGCCGACTGACAGTTGAACTGGGTACTCAACGAATTTTGATCGTGAGTATGTATGGCGAGAATCGGTATATTGAAGATTTTCGAAAAGCCGGAGCATCAGGGTATATGCTAAAAACATCCAGCAAAGATGAGTTGCTAACGGCTATCAGGTCGGTGGCGCAGGGGTTAATGTATTTCGATCCCAAACTTGCTGACAAGAAACAATTTAGCAACCACGCTGATGACGTTTTTCTGAAAAAATACAAACTATCTCCCCGTGAGGTTGAAATTATCAGGTATATAAAAGCCGGATTGAGCAGCCCTCAGATAGCGGATAAGATACACCTCAGCCAGCACACCGTTGATACCCATCGGAAGAACATTCACGCTAAACTTGGCATCAATACGATAGCCGATTTAGTACGATTCGCTGTTGAAACTGGACTATAG
- a CDS encoding RagB/SusD family nutrient uptake outer membrane protein produces MTSIRIKTATKWLFFASLFLAGSACSDFLAESDKSNFTTDNYFTKPEHATSAINAIYDNLKNTTGGGFNGAPWMMLEFATGLANTELGQAVNSLYVRNLTNTSDNEYSRVYWVSCYKGIANANLAIARIPAIAMDEVARKKALGEARFLRAYYYYNLVQLFGKVPLILEPIDLNSPTLYPGQSDEESIYKQIVDDLSVAESSGLPFLDASGRVSTGAAKSLLASVYLTMAGYPLQKGAEYHKKAADKANEVISSNQYSLFTTYDDLHNPAKKNIGENIFMVQFTANIQPSGWQTSIIPYNQGISAYSDETGAIFAQKEFVESYETGDLRAQEKQFYYRSYTLSNDRSKTIDLGGYYIYKHFDTQAHLTTTSSDLNWPLYRFAEVLLIYAEAANEVSGPTTAAYEAVNKIRRRAKLPDLAGLTKEQLRESIWRERWYELSFENKTWFDMARLRKAFNESTRTFDDFVGHKFSYGPVLKERELLFPIPTAEIRNNTKLQQNKGY; encoded by the coding sequence ATGACTTCAATACGAATTAAAACCGCCACCAAGTGGCTATTTTTTGCCAGCTTATTCCTGGCAGGATCAGCTTGCTCCGATTTTCTGGCAGAAAGCGATAAAAGTAATTTTACCACCGACAATTATTTCACCAAACCGGAGCACGCGACCAGTGCCATCAATGCCATTTATGACAATTTAAAAAACACGACTGGTGGTGGATTTAATGGAGCACCCTGGATGATGCTGGAATTCGCAACGGGTTTGGCCAATACGGAATTAGGACAGGCCGTCAATAGCCTGTACGTTCGGAATTTGACCAATACATCGGATAATGAGTATAGCCGGGTGTATTGGGTCAGCTGCTACAAGGGGATTGCCAACGCAAACCTGGCCATTGCCAGGATTCCAGCGATTGCCATGGATGAAGTGGCCAGGAAGAAGGCATTGGGCGAAGCCCGTTTTCTGCGGGCTTACTACTACTATAACCTGGTTCAACTATTCGGGAAAGTACCACTGATTCTGGAGCCAATCGATTTAAATTCGCCGACACTCTACCCTGGCCAGTCCGATGAAGAAAGTATTTATAAGCAGATTGTCGATGACTTATCGGTGGCCGAATCGTCTGGATTACCGTTTCTGGATGCATCCGGACGTGTCTCGACAGGGGCTGCCAAATCCCTGTTAGCTAGTGTCTACCTGACCATGGCCGGCTATCCGCTACAAAAAGGAGCCGAATACCATAAAAAAGCAGCGGATAAGGCGAACGAGGTTATCTCGTCGAATCAGTACAGTTTATTTACAACGTATGACGATTTACATAATCCCGCCAAAAAGAACATTGGGGAAAATATTTTTATGGTGCAGTTTACGGCGAATATTCAGCCCTCTGGTTGGCAAACGTCCATCATTCCCTATAACCAGGGAATCTCGGCTTACTCCGATGAAACAGGGGCTATTTTCGCCCAGAAGGAATTCGTAGAGTCCTACGAAACAGGGGATTTGCGCGCTCAGGAAAAGCAATTCTATTATCGAAGCTATACACTAAGTAATGATCGCAGCAAGACTATTGATTTAGGGGGGTATTATATTTATAAACATTTCGATACGCAAGCCCATCTGACAACGACCAGCAGTGATCTGAACTGGCCTTTGTATCGCTTTGCGGAAGTCTTGCTGATCTATGCCGAAGCGGCCAATGAAGTGTCTGGTCCCACCACGGCTGCCTACGAGGCCGTTAACAAGATTCGGCGAAGGGCGAAATTACCTGATCTGGCCGGCTTAACGAAAGAGCAGCTCCGGGAATCGATCTGGCGGGAGCGTTGGTACGAACTGAGCTTCGAGAATAAAACCTGGTTTGACATGGCCAGGCTTCGTAAGGCCTTCAATGAGTCCACCCGAACATTTGATGATTTTGTTGGGCACAAGTTTTCATATGGGCCTGTTCTCAAAGAGAGAGAATTGTTGTTTCCTATTCCTACGGCCGAAATCAGAAACAATACCAAATTGCAGCAAAATAAGGGCTATTGA
- a CDS encoding SusC/RagA family TonB-linked outer membrane protein, which produces MMNPYFSPPFKLIFAFLLVLSSLCPGPGLSQPNRQANSNHQPADLLQVRAPENENRTITGTVKSETNEILPGVSVMLKGTSRGTTTDAKGIYSLTIPDETGTTITLIFSFVGYLNQEVLVGNRSTIDVQLAPDQKTLNEVVVVGYGVQKKSDLTGAVGTVKAEVLQQRPAASLNQGLAGRITGVNVSVNSGRPGGRSNIRIRGNTSVSVANNPLYVIDGVILNATGLANGSTPIDYLNPNDIASVEVLKDASATAIYGARGANGVILVTTKRGSQTGGRITYDTDFSTGVLPRKIPLLNAKEFLQVEDVAYQNAQKFDPVGWAGGKYKDPRLKRTNPLLFDANGNPLYDTDWQDESFQKAFTQNHQLAFAGGNAKDSYGIYLGYRNENGLVRESYLKRFAGRFVFDSQLKDWIKVGGSLSYNDQNENQVDPLGNGGIIVMRQVLEALPIIPVKYPDGRWAGNEDYPGMEGGGNPINILKDRFYYLKTQTMLGDVYANLKLTKDLELRTTLGINIINQETDEYNGRTLNYISRNQLGTASVTNERHNSWQVENYLTYNKRFAKQHALTGLLGIAWQHVDRFTSRAATQNFQDDYFQFYNLGAGSVPQAPSSSAVGYGLNSYFGRMNYGFKDKYLVTFTGRIDGSSKFGAANQYAFFPSAALAWRVIEEGFMKNVRAVSNLKLRASYGVTGNSEITAYQALAGLGNYAVIFGGARTVGIGVGRLANPDLRWEKTQQVDAGVELGLFQNRLSLEVDVYRKLTSDMLLNAPVPYSSGYETVTRNVGSMENRGIEFAVNSVNVKTRDFSWHTTFNISVNKNRVVKLTGGSDIFIGSTVVRENEPVGSFFGFVRPGAGTWGTAEESEAAKYLKRPGDVKYQDTNGDGVINNNDQVIIGKGIPDGFGTLLNSFKYKNFDLTVDLQFMYGNDVLFRTQRPTENRQGIANSLKTVLNAWTPDHQNTHIAQLRPVSAGYDTNDDTRHIYDASFIRGRNLLLAYNFSPSITEKIRLSRLRVYASVQNFFLKTAEYKGYDPEVSTSGSAFDQGVVSFDYPKPRVFMIGLNIGL; this is translated from the coding sequence ATGATGAATCCGTACTTTTCACCCCCTTTCAAACTGATTTTTGCTTTTTTGTTGGTTTTGAGTTCATTATGCCCTGGCCCTGGCTTGTCTCAACCAAATCGACAAGCCAATAGTAATCACCAACCGGCTGACTTGCTACAGGTACGTGCTCCCGAAAACGAAAATCGAACCATCACAGGCACCGTAAAAAGTGAGACCAACGAGATCTTGCCTGGCGTGAGCGTCATGCTGAAAGGCACCAGCCGGGGTACGACAACGGACGCCAAAGGGATCTATAGCCTGACCATTCCAGACGAGACTGGAACCACTATTACGTTGATTTTCTCGTTCGTAGGCTACCTCAATCAGGAGGTACTTGTTGGGAATCGTTCTACGATTGATGTGCAACTGGCTCCCGATCAAAAAACGCTCAATGAGGTCGTCGTGGTTGGCTATGGCGTCCAGAAGAAATCGGATCTAACGGGGGCGGTTGGCACCGTCAAAGCGGAAGTGTTGCAGCAACGACCGGCCGCTTCGCTGAATCAGGGGCTGGCTGGCCGGATTACGGGGGTCAACGTATCGGTCAATTCGGGACGTCCGGGCGGTCGCTCCAACATACGTATCCGTGGTAATACGTCCGTTAGTGTGGCCAATAATCCACTTTATGTGATTGACGGGGTTATTCTGAACGCTACCGGATTAGCCAATGGCAGCACGCCTATTGATTACCTTAATCCGAATGATATCGCTTCCGTTGAGGTGCTAAAAGACGCTTCAGCGACGGCTATCTACGGGGCCAGGGGCGCAAATGGCGTTATTTTGGTAACGACGAAACGGGGTAGCCAGACTGGAGGACGGATCACCTATGATACGGATTTTAGTACCGGCGTACTTCCCCGTAAGATTCCTTTGCTGAACGCCAAAGAGTTTCTGCAAGTAGAAGATGTTGCCTATCAGAATGCCCAGAAATTCGATCCGGTTGGCTGGGCGGGGGGAAAGTATAAAGACCCTAGACTGAAACGAACGAATCCCTTGCTGTTTGATGCGAACGGTAATCCACTCTACGATACAGACTGGCAGGATGAATCCTTTCAGAAAGCATTCACCCAAAACCACCAGTTGGCTTTTGCCGGGGGGAATGCTAAAGATAGTTACGGCATCTATCTGGGTTACCGGAACGAAAACGGCCTGGTTAGGGAGTCGTATCTAAAGCGATTTGCCGGTCGGTTTGTGTTCGATAGCCAGCTTAAAGACTGGATAAAAGTAGGCGGTTCCTTAAGTTATAATGATCAAAATGAAAATCAGGTCGATCCACTGGGTAATGGTGGCATTATTGTCATGAGACAAGTACTGGAAGCGCTTCCCATTATTCCGGTCAAGTATCCAGATGGACGATGGGCAGGCAATGAAGACTACCCGGGTATGGAAGGGGGCGGTAATCCGATCAATATTCTGAAGGATCGGTTTTATTACCTGAAAACCCAGACGATGCTGGGGGATGTGTACGCCAACCTTAAACTGACCAAAGACCTCGAATTACGAACCACACTCGGCATCAACATTATCAATCAGGAGACCGATGAGTACAATGGACGTACGCTGAACTATATATCCCGGAATCAGCTTGGAACGGCCAGTGTTACCAATGAACGACATAATTCATGGCAGGTTGAAAACTATCTGACATATAATAAACGGTTTGCCAAACAGCATGCTCTCACAGGGTTGTTAGGAATAGCCTGGCAACATGTTGATCGGTTTACCAGTCGAGCGGCTACCCAGAACTTCCAGGACGATTATTTTCAGTTCTATAATTTAGGCGCCGGTTCAGTGCCACAAGCGCCCAGCTCTAGTGCAGTCGGTTATGGATTAAACTCGTATTTCGGTCGGATGAATTATGGGTTTAAAGACAAGTACTTAGTCACCTTCACCGGGCGTATCGATGGTTCATCGAAATTCGGTGCGGCCAATCAGTATGCCTTTTTCCCGTCTGCTGCATTGGCATGGCGGGTCATTGAAGAAGGTTTTATGAAAAACGTTCGGGCCGTTTCTAATCTGAAACTACGGGCCAGCTATGGCGTTACGGGAAACTCAGAAATCACCGCTTATCAGGCTCTGGCCGGACTGGGTAATTATGCCGTCATTTTTGGGGGAGCCCGGACGGTAGGCATTGGGGTAGGGCGACTGGCCAATCCGGACTTGCGCTGGGAAAAGACACAACAGGTTGATGCGGGGGTCGAACTGGGTCTGTTTCAAAATCGATTATCGCTTGAAGTGGATGTCTACCGGAAACTGACCAGCGATATGCTGCTCAATGCGCCGGTTCCGTATAGTAGTGGCTACGAAACGGTTACCCGCAATGTGGGTAGTATGGAAAACCGGGGCATTGAGTTCGCCGTGAATAGTGTCAACGTAAAGACCAGGGATTTTTCCTGGCATACAACGTTTAACATTTCCGTCAATAAAAATAGAGTGGTTAAGCTAACAGGCGGTTCCGACATTTTTATTGGCTCGACAGTCGTTCGCGAAAATGAGCCAGTCGGTTCATTCTTTGGGTTTGTTCGTCCGGGGGCGGGCACCTGGGGAACTGCCGAAGAGTCTGAAGCGGCTAAATACTTAAAAAGGCCAGGGGATGTCAAGTATCAGGATACAAACGGGGATGGGGTGATCAATAACAATGATCAAGTTATTATTGGAAAAGGTATTCCCGATGGCTTCGGTACGTTACTGAACAGCTTCAAGTATAAAAACTTCGATCTCACCGTCGACCTGCAATTTATGTATGGGAACGATGTGCTCTTTAGAACCCAGCGACCGACTGAAAATCGGCAGGGAATCGCGAATAGCCTCAAAACGGTCTTAAACGCCTGGACGCCCGACCATCAGAATACGCACATTGCCCAGTTAAGGCCCGTATCGGCTGGCTACGACACCAATGATGATACCCGCCATATATATGATGCCTCGTTTATACGGGGGCGTAACCTATTACTAGCCTATAACTTCTCTCCGTCGATCACGGAAAAAATACGGCTTAGCCGACTACGGGTGTATGCCTCCGTGCAGAATTTTTTCCTGAAAACAGCTGAATATAAGGGCTATGACCCTGAAGTATCGACGAGTGGCAGTGCCTTTGATCAGGGAGTCGTTTCGTTTGACTATCCCAAACCCAGAGTATTTATGATTGGTCTCAATATTGGCCTGTAA